One Castanea sativa cultivar Marrone di Chiusa Pesio chromosome 4, ASM4071231v1 DNA window includes the following coding sequences:
- the LOC142633058 gene encoding uncharacterized protein LOC142633058, which produces MLTVLAEEATKGNKPSNTFKPGSFATIAKAISEQFGVECHPSYVENQMRTLRTMWTTIQSLQKKSGFGWDDSLKMITCDAKTYQEEVMAHRKHANFLNKKIEMYNELAIVVGKDLATGSFAKSYVDIGTEHDNAESTEMVADNGEEGVVDKGKNVVESSTTGSTLSKSSKRGRASLSDDSALTDLSNQLKEIAVALKEINRGLVDFNSLYSEVMTMAANGYSEGMLATAFDHLCENKKAARGFLAKNVKLRKLWMDSYLFTRL; this is translated from the exons ATGCTAACTGTACTTGCCGAAGAGGCCACGAAGGGCAACAAGCCCTCGAACACTTTTAAGCCCGGTTCCTTCGCTACTATCGCCAAGGCGATATCTGAACAGTTTGGGGTCGAATGCCACCCCTCGTATGTTGAGAATCAGATGCGTACTTTGAGGACAATGTGGACTACCATTCAAAGTCTTCAAAAGAAAAGTGGGTTCGGTTGGGATGATAGCTTAAAAATGATCACGTGCGATGCGAAGACGTATCAAGAGGAAGTTATG GCGCATCGTAAGCATGCTAATTTTTTGAACAAGAAGATAGAGATGTATAATGAGTTGGCCATTGTAGTGGGTAAGGATTTGGCCACAGGAAGCTTTGCTAAGTCATATGTTGATATTGGCACAGAGCATGACAATGCAGAGAGCACTGAGATGGTGGCTGATAATGGGGAGGAGGGTGTGGTGGATAAGGGGAAGAATGTGGTAGAATCATCCACCACTGGGTCCACACTTTCGAAGTCCAGCAAAAGAGGCCGTGCATCTCTCTCTGATGATAGTGCTCTGACTGATTTGTCTAATCAGCTTAAGGAAATTGCTGTGGCCTTGAAAGAAATCAACCGGGGGCTTGTTGATTTTAATAGTCTTTACTCTGAGGTGATGACTATGGCGGCGAATGGGTATAGTGAAGGTATGCTCGCAACTGCCTTTGACCATCTGTGTGAAAATAAGAAGGCAGCTAGGGGATTTTTGGCCAAGAATGTTAAGCTGAGGAAGCTTTGGATGGATAGTTATTTGTTCACTCGACTTTGA